One region of Gossypium raimondii isolate GPD5lz chromosome 6, ASM2569854v1, whole genome shotgun sequence genomic DNA includes:
- the LOC105772293 gene encoding protein NRT1/ PTR FAMILY 7.1, whose amino-acid sequence MAVIEYLSTNETEIKTNEEIIKKSGGWKFTSLLLVNQGLATLAFFGVSVNLVLFLTRVLDQDNSDAANNVSKWTGTVYLCSLMGAFLSDSYWGRYLTCAVFQLILVLGLGLLSFASWLFLINPADCGDGTKMCRHSSSVGVGTFYLSIYLIAFGYGGHQPTIATFGADQFDDSNPKAADSKAAFFCYFYFALNVGSLFSNTILVYYEDSGKWTLGFLVSLGCAIIALLLYLLGTSRYKYIKPCGNPLTRVAQVFVAAYRKWNVAPATADALYEVEGPESAIKGSRKIPHSDDFKFLDKAATITQYDLCGRKDPWRLCTVTQVEEVKCVLKMLPIWLCTIIYSVIFTQMVSLFVEQGDVMTSKLGDFHLPAASMSAFDICSVLICTGIYRQILVPLARRLSGSPKGLTELQRMGIGLVMGMMAMIAAGVTEIQRLKLVRPGEKKSRLSIFWQVPQYILVGASEVFMYVGQLEFFNGQAPDGIKSFGSSLCMASISLGNYVSSLLVSMVMGTTARDDSPGWIPADLNQGHMDRFFFLIAAQTALDFIIYVFCAKWYKCINLYTNGNRKEIQLEEQQN is encoded by the exons ATGGCTGTCATTGAGTATCTATCCACCAATGAGACTGAAATAAAG ACTAATGAAGAAATTATTAAGAAGTCAGGAGGATGGAAATTTACAAGTCTCTTGCTGG TGAATCAAGGTCTAGCAACCTTAGCTTTCTTTGGAGTAAGTGTGAACTTGGTGTTGTTCTTAACCAGGGTTCTAGACCAAGATAATAGCGATGCTGCAAATAATGTGAGCAAGTGGACTGGAACTGTTTACCTCTGCTCTCTGATGGGAGCATTCCTTAGCGATTCCTACTGGGGTCGTTACTTGACATGTGCTGTCTTTCAGCTGATACTGGTTTTG GGTCTGGGGCTACTATCCTTTGCTTCATGGCTTTTCTTGATAAACCCTGCGGATTGTGGTGATGGAACGAAGATGTGCAGGCACTCATCATCAGTAGGCGTCGGTACTTTTTACTTATCAATATATCTGATTGCCTTTGGATACGGGGGGCATCAACCGACGATAGCCACTTTTGGAGCAGACCAGTTCGATGATTCGAATCCCAAAGCAGCAGATTCCAAAGCTGCATTCTTTTGTTACTTCTACTTTGCACTTAATGTGGGATCTTTATTTTCAAACACCATACTGGTTTACTATGAAGATTCAGGAAAATGGACGCTAGGCTTCTTGGTTTCCTTAGGTTGTGCTATTATAGCGTTACTATTGTATTTGTTGGGGACATCAAGATATAAGTATATAAAACCATGTGGCAACCCACTAACACGCGTCGCTCAAGTATTCGTGGCTGCTTATAGGAAGTGGAATGTCGCCCCAGCTACTGCCGATGCGTTGTATGAGGTAGAAGGACCCGAATCCGCAATCAAAGGCAGCAGAAAAATCCCCCACAGTGATGATTTCAA GTTCCTGGACAAGGCGGCTACAATAACTCAATATGATTTGTGTGGAAGAAAAGATCCATGGAGGCTTTGCACTGTAACTCAGGTTGAAGAAGTCAAATGTGTACTGAAAATGTTACCCATTTGGCTTTGTACCATAATTTACTCTGTCATCTTCACGCAAATGGTATCCCTTTTTGTGGAGCAAGGAGATGTAATGACCTCAAAACTGGGAGATTTCCACCTTCCAGCAGCCAGCATGTCGGCTTTCGACATTTGCAGCGTTCTCATTTGCACCGGAATCTATCGTCAAATTCTCGTCCCCTTGGCCAGAAGATTGAGTGGTAGCCCCAAGGGATTGACAGAGCTTCAAAGAATGGGGATCGGACTTGTGATGGGAATGATGGCAATGATTGCAGCGGGTGTGACCGAGATACAAAGACTCAAATTGGTGAGGCCGGGTGAGAAAAAAAGTCGTTTAAGCATATTTTGGCAAGTTCCACAATACATATTAGTTGGTGCATCTGAAGTTTTCATGTACGTTGGTCAATTGGAGTTCTTCAATGGACAAGCTCCGGATGGTATTAAAAGCTTTGGAAGCTCCCTTTGCATGGCTTCCATTTCTCTTGGAAACTACGTTAGCAGTTTATTAGTTAGCATGGTTATGGGGACTACAGCAAGGGATGATAGTCCGGGTTGGATCCCAGCTGACCTGAACCAAGGCCATATGGACCGGTTCTTCTTCCTTATCGCTGCTCAAACTGCTCTCGATTTTATAATTTACGTGTTTTGTGCTAAATGGTACAAATGTATCAACCTTTACACCAACGGCAACCGCAAGGAGATTCAATTGGAAGAGCAACAAAATTAA